CAATGAAGTGTAGCATGTAGGCCAAGTCTCCAGATACCATGTTATGTAAAGCTGTCACCACATGTGTATAGATCCTGGTATTATTTCTAATCTTaggtattgtattgtgttaCTGTGTAAGTCAATATGTCACTTCCTACTTCTCCATGTTTCGCTGTAATGTGcccaacaaatattgaaaataggAAAGTAAAATTATGACGCCATTTTACACGATTTTATTCGCGcacttttgttttaatttcagttGACGAAATTGCACTTGGCAGTGTAAGTTACAAAACACATTTGTTGTTTctagtatgtatacatacatattatggCCATAAGTAGATTGAGATTGTTACCATGACACTAAACTACGCCCCCATCGGTAGATATGTTTACACGCAGTGGTGAGACCCCGGGGCGACACTCCCAATCATGTGAATGCAGATGTTTCATGTTTCTTTCCATTCGAGCTGAAATTCTATATTTTCATCACCGTACTATATGATTTCTGTCAATTGTTGCTGTATATATAAGTGGCATTGGTGAAGGTCAAAAAGCATAGCAACCATGGCCTTTCGATCATATTTGATTACTTCAAATTAGAGTAACAAATATGATTGTTACTCCAAAACATCCAAAGCTATGTTGTCTTTCTTATAATAGtaaaaaatattaaactatTTATTTTTAGCATAGTCAGTTGTTCTATAACttagagacttgtcttggtgttactatctcaaaaGAACAAGAAGCTCTCTATACCTTTGCACGGTGtagagtttcttgagatagtaacaccaagtcAAGTCTCTGGACCAGCTTTATAGGTATTATAGTCTCtcgtttttgttgttttcctttctttttatttcatatttccaatattttctttttctttcttaaCTTTTTCATGCTTTGTTCGGAATCGATCCTAAACATACCGCATCTTTCCCTGCAGTGAATATGGACTAATTCATCGTTATGACGTAGCGTTTAGGAAAGTTGTAAATGAATGTGTTCGACTAGGAAGATAATATGTAGTTATTTTCCAGTGGATgtaatatatgtttatatacttGATATGCCTCTATCCATAGTACGGGACCTTGTTCTGGGCATGCGCCTAGGCCGAGGCTTTGGCGATTATCTTTTGATCAGTGTGACATCCGTGTTTAAAAGATTTAAGGAACGGGAATAGGTCAGGTGGGGATTGAGAGTGATTCAATTTAGTTTGTCACTTAATTTAACTTTAACAAATTAcctgtatgttttatttcagaACTTGATAAGTGATTATGGCGTTCAACTTTGACGAATTAAGTGGAAGGGGATTTTTTGACGAGAATCTTCAGTGCCCCGGATGTAAGGAAgacttggtaaatttgaaaGTTCTACCGTGTTCTCACTATTTTTGTTACGATTGCTTACTACATATTGCTGTCTCATTGGCGGGAAAGTTGACATGTTTAACATGTGGCGAGCCACATCGATTACCAAATGGGGGCGTACCAGCACTACCAGATCTTAGACCATGGCTGGGGAGAGCTAGGTCACGTGACAGCTATATATCATATGACAGTAGTTCGATCGCTGCCGACCATATGGTCACATCACCTAGCAACGAATACGTGTATTATGGCGTACCTGGTGCCGTGCGTAATGACGTAGAAGCCAGTTCACAAGTAGACAGTGATATTAACCAAGAATACACTGACACATTACGTTCCAAATCTGGAAAACTTTatgcaaataatgaaaatgGTGTGCCTCAATCACCTGTCACCTGCGAACTGTGTGATGCCATGGCAACAAGTCAGTGCACAACATGTCAACACAAACTGTGTCGAAACTGTACTGCTAAGCATCGACAGTCATGCTATTCTGAGGGACAAGTGGTTGCTAAGGAAGCAATCGAATCGTTTCAAGAACCTATCCGTCGTCATGACTACCGGGCAGTACATAGCATAATAGATGAAATACCCGATGAGGAAACTTCATCCGTTTTCAGTGACGCAAATGTGACGTCAGAGCTGCCAAGCTTCGATATATCAGAAGAAGAACAAGTAAAAAAAGAGGCTATCCACGCAACTGAAAGTATTAGAAACTGGGCAAAGAAAATTACTGCAGAAGTGTCGAGACAAGAACGTGAATTGGTGGATAAAGTGATGTACCACAGCTCCGTGGTTAGAGAAAAACTACGTAATCAGTCACTTAGCAACGGTCACACTGGGTCAACTGCAATAATTCCAGAATATCTAATGTTTGGGGAAAGTAGAGAAGTCTTAGAAATGATACAAGATGTCCACATCGGATCCCTGACGAAAACTTCTCTCTTGAGTACAGATTATAACCCAAATCACATAGACATTAATTTGAATTCATTGACATCACTAGAAATGTCAACCACCTTAAAATCATCAACTTTGAAATATAGTAAAACGGCTATGATTGGTGGACATGACGACCAATCAGCGAAGCTCAATGTCCCAGTGGGCGTTGCCATGACGACATATGGGGATTGTTTAGTTCCTGATACTCTTCGCGGAGTGATGGTATTTGACAATCAATACAATTACAGATATCATTTCTCAGTGGATGACGAGAGTGAATTCGAACCACGtgttatacatttattgaaaaatGATGAGTTAGCGATCACAGACATCGAGCAAGGACGGGTGGTTTTGTGTAACACCCAGGGAAGGAAAAGAGTCGAATTTGGCCAAACGTCACTGCAAGCTCCCTTAGGTATCAGCAGCGTCTCCAACGGCCAACTTTATGTGACAGATGTTGAGAGTCACTGTATCAGAATCTATGATTTGAATGGTAGATATTGGAAAAGTTTTGGTGGCTATGGTAGTGGTGATGGCCATTTTAGATTCCCATGGTCAGTTGCTGTAAATAGCttagatgacgtcattgttaGTGACTACTATAATCACCGTATCCAGGTTTTTGATTCGGAAGGGGAATTTGTCTTCCAGTTTGGTAAGCATGGCAACGGCAATGGTGAGTTCGAATACCCGCGAGGCGTGGCTACTGATTATCGAGACAACATATATGTTTGTAGCAACCATAAAGTGCAAATATTTTCAGCGACCGGAAAATTTATTCGTTGTCTTGGTGATGGCAGTGATGACCTTTGGTACGTGACTGGAGTAGCTGTCAGCCAATGGAAACCAAGTGATGTACTCGTAACACATCACTTAGAGAAGTCTCTGTTGTCACCATCAGTGGTGTCAGTATTCTCACCATTTCGATGACGTGTACACCACTTCTATCCCAGCAGTCATTGCTGGTGTCACAACTACAATAACTAATGAGATGTTGCGTTATCACCTGATGTGACTTAGCTCAGTGACAAACCTCTCCTTGTAAACTAGATGTAAACTAGGTGGCCATGGAAATGTGTCTTGAAGTGACATCACGTTCATATATGGTAACGTTCCAGACTACCTGTGACTGATATAGGATTACACTATTGAACAATCTTGTAACCAAAGTTTagtatttacaatatttacaatatcgACACCACTTATATATACGCCTTCACATCTTGCTCGTCGGACTTCAATCACACAGTTTAAAATAAGGATTCGAGAGTACTGGTATATTCCAATTGTAGTCTagatgttatcatggcttcgaAATGTTTCTCATATCACGTGTAGCTCAATGAACAGAttagatgaaatttcaaattcaaacgaaGCCGCCCATACAGTCATTAACACGTCGGGGTTCCCTCATTTTCATGAACAACATTTAGTTCATGATTTCTCTTCGAGCTAGACGtggtgaagagagatcttgagattctaAGCCATGCATAACCTCTATACTATACAGCCCAATGTGGTGACAGCTAAGTGTGCTTACGTCAAACTCATACTAGTAAGTTTATGTTCAGACTTGGTGGTCTATAGTTTATGATATAGCATAGTATCCGTAACGTATGTTATGATCTGACTGATTCGCGTCTCACTACACATATGAGTGACTACAGGTCATCCAACAAGTAGAGATACTAAACTAAGGTTTACGACGCCAGTGTGCACGATTTTGGAATAAAGAAGACATCATATTGGACTGACTTTGAACCTTCACTGGAGAGCAGCTGGTCATGCATGACAATGTCTTCTCAACCCACATCGTCAAAATCAACTTAGTGAAGGTTCCAAGTTAATATTCAACCGATCGATTTTATAATGGTGGGTTTGAATCCAGATATTGTTTGATGTTTAAATTTTTAACAAGTTTGTTTTCGACCATACTAGttgaaaaaatgtttaaatGATTACTTTGGGGTGTTTTCGTATCAAAACTTGTGGCGTATTGAAGTCCAATGAACGAGAATTATACAGCCTGTATATACCTACAATATATTGTAGATGCTAAAGTTTGGTTACAAGGCTTTTCAACAGGTGGTTTCTATCAGGTACTTAAAATGGAAGTAAAGTCCATAAAGTTGAGACAAATGGATTTTGATATAAGTTCAGTATTTATTTGCCTTCACATGTTTGATGGTACTTATTACACGGTAAATGTTAGCTTTAACTAATAACTTGACTCTTCATCATTCGTGAAATGTGTAGTAATGACATACATCGATGAAAACACTAACCcagtgtaaataaacaaatattaacaaCAATTAACAGCCATGATCTAATGATTTAATACCGGATAAACAGTAACGGACATTGTATCCAGATGGATGTAACAGTAACGGACATTGTATCCAAGAAAATGTAACAGTAACGGACATTGTATACAATTAGTCGAATAGTAACGGACAATGTATCCaagtaaatgtaacagtaacGGACATTGTATACAAGAAAATGTAACAGTAACGGACATTGCATCCAAGTCGATGCAACAGTAACAGACATTGCATCCAAGTTGATGTAAGAGTAACTAGACAGTGTATCCAAGTCGATAAACAGTAACAGACGTAACAGTAACGGACACGGTATCCAAACATTGTATACAAGCAGTCCAATAGTAAAGGACATTGTATCCAAGTCGATGTAACAGTAACAGACATTGTGTTTAGATTGATATAACAATAACGGACATTGTATCCAAGTTGATGTAACAATAACGGTCATTGTATCCAATTCGATGTAAACACTCAAGAACCGTTTTATCGTAACGGGGGATCGATGTATTAACGTGCATCGTGTATGTCACTATACAAAGGATCAACTACGTTTTAAAATGTTACGAGCTCACCTGAGTAAAGTTATAACAAGTTGTATTGGCATACTCCCTCTTTGTTTGAAATAACCATGACGACCAACATGAGGGGTGTGAAGGAATCCCAAACATGTAATGACAAcaagcagtgtacatgtagtagataccatttgtacaatatataagTATTACTATCACATATGTGGGACGAGTGAGacggctcgttaagaacggtgccgtaaaacaggccgtggtttgcgacgatagAAATATACGGTCACCTACTTGCAGCTGTGTATTACGAAGTTGTCGACGTTCCAATTGAAGCTCTCTTTTGTCACATGACCCAGTTGAAGCTGTCTCTTTTGTCACATGACCGAATTTCTTCTCAatcatagacacacacataacaCTATGTGTAATTGTTTTTACGTACAGTACATCGAAGAGAAGTTTTTAAAGGGACACAAAgtgagtttatatatattagGACAAAATGTTTTctacatatttaaaagacattcgcagtattctacttactgcaACATAAGTAATCACCACATGCAATAAGCTTATTGAGTAAACTCAAACCTGGAATTACATATGaatgatccgatgacgtcatttattgttcgtataaaaaatgttgaattcccTGCTATACAATCAAATGTTGTAACAATGCCAGAAAATACAATTGCCATATCATAGAAGGCAGACATAGACGTTTACCATATAGTTACCgcttttatgtaagtattttcacttgactaaaacgcttataaactcagcctgtgaTACTTTTTTAACATGTATATTGCTACGTTGGGATTTACCAAAAGTTGTTCTCTTTCTTTTTCATTTAGACTGTTGTTAAACACGAATTTGTTTTCTTACACGCCGATTATGATATTAATTACCTCTCGAACTTAATAATAAAATCTAACGGCATTCATTTTAATATCCCGTGTCTCATTCTTGTATCTACGTTTTTAAAGTTCAGAATACATATTGAAGAAACCAATACTGGTAAATAATCAACGGAAGGAGTGCGAAACACTTAGTCACACTGTATTGATGACTTGCAGACCGTCCACCGATCCTagctgattaaaatctgatgtgcgGCTAGATGCATATTTTTATCTCGTTTTGTGTTgattgttttgttccgagtgatcacTGTCTTCCCAAATAAAGgcagtgagagagagagagagagagagagagagagagagagagagagagagagagagagagagagagagagagagagagagagagagagagagagagagagagagagagagagagagagagagataagaTTACTAATATGATATTTGGAACTCTGATGAGGATTGTTTGGCGACAAACACATATCAAAatagatttgtttacaaatttagcattttatagttttattatTGTTTCCTATTTGATGCTACCAAAGAAACAAGATCCAAGAGTACAGTGTTCACATGATAATGTTTTAAAAAGATACTATTTGTGTAATTTATACCCAGGCTGCTATGCAGTACTCACTGATATGTATTCTCTCCAAGTTTTGGGCACAAATGACGTCTTACCCAGAAGGCACACAATATTACCGTGAATAATTAATTGATCCATTTGGGCCTGACAATATTGTACTGAAAGGCGAACACGTACGGCTAGCGTTCAAACATGGCAGAGAAGTATATTTTCCTGCATGCTTTAGAACATCCTAAATGAATTTATGACAGTTAAAATGTCATACATTAAAATCCCGGAATTTTTTTCAATCGATTGGTTTTTGTTTAAGATAATAACATCTTTCcataaaaacttaaaaaaaatgatgtcacTGTTTATTAGTCTAAGTTGAAAACTATATCAACATCAATGATTTGATCTTAAAACCCCTTTACTGTAAGCTTAAATACTATCACGTGATAAAGACTGTATGACTGTGATTTGATCtatatttgtttattcaaaTGTCAATGTAGCGGATACTAgcaacatttttttgttatctttttgGCATATCTTGGAACAGCATGTCCTTGTAGATTAGACTTGGGGTTATATCCGCCCAGCAAAAAGTTTTCGGTTCCGGGCTTTGAGTACGAGAAAGCTTCTGGGCCCAGtaaatgtaaagaaaaatacttaaaatgatgcatttttcacttttcaatgCATATTTTGACGCGCACCTGTATTTACTGAACACAGAGTGTAAAATGGCACTTAAGCAAACCATTTACAGTTTTACACTTTAGAATCTACAGAACATAGTTCTTATTTACTCATGCCTCATATGTGAAGGCCGCCATTTGTACATATTACCTGTGGTCGCCTAGGAACTAGCGTCGTTGACGTCATGTTTCTGTATGTAAATGATCTGCATATTATTGTCCACTTGTTATTCAAACGTACTCCCCAGCGCGGCTTAAAACGTTGtctttgattggttgatttccTCTCCCGAGATTCGTCGATTTCTGCCTGAACTATgaacattttgtactttttatatTGCCTCACACTTTAAAACGCACAATTCTGGCTATCTGGCAATTTGTTAGACGcaaaactgtcattttatttgatttcacaCATAAACAGTTTGCAGAAAGGCAATTAACATATGCACCAATCAACAAGGTCCTTATGACTAGGCCGCCCATATTGTGTCATAAGGAAAGTTGTGAAACTCCGTGCGAAGAAGGAAGGAGGCCGAAGTTGGGAATTAACTAAAGTTTTCTGTCACCCAGTTCTGTCACCATACTATTATTGTGTTCGGCCATAATAAGGACAGCGACAAGGATATTTAAGTGGTCACTAGTGGCTGTGTTGCCACTTTCTTTTGTACTGTGATTGTGCCGAGTAGCTGATCGGACTGCTTGGCAGACACGATCGACGGACACCATGATTTCTCGGTGAAGGTGGTCGGCAATATTTAGACTTGACCAAAAACATATGCAATTTCgtccattttattttgtatatttgtaaataagAAGATATTCTATAGAAGATTTTTTGCAAGAAAGATGTGCCGTCCATATATTTACAGTGGAGTGAATGTAATTTTGACTTTGATCGTGGTCTTGCTGGTTTCAGGTACGTAATGTGTTGACATATTCAGCCATTCATCTTCGAACTCTTGAATGATAAAGACCCACTCGTGTGTTCCCCcacaaatattgattttacGATTTGGTTGTTTCTTCCACTCGAAGTGTATACGCAAGAACATAACTATATTTGCAGAAAAATGAAAAGAGGGGCTCAAAATGACGTTAGGTGGTAATAATGTGTCGTGAGACTCGTTCAGGCAACGTCCGGGATTACAATAAACAGTAATTACTTTGGCAGCCATTGATGTGTTACGAAAAGAACCGCGTCAGTTGTTACGTCAATATTTCGTAAACAATTCACACACTGTCTTAGTAATTACACCATAGTGAAATACACGACTTGGTTTTGCCAAGGGAACCAAAGCAACAGTCGTCCGACTCGTACCAGTAGTAGTATCAAATCGATGCATCGGCAACAGGTGTccgtactacatgtacaccatacATCATGCATATTTGACGTTGTAAATCTGTattttaatactagtatatgagtgATCACTTGCCAGTCTTCCCTCGCAGTAGGCCCCTGTAATTTAAATTGCCTTCAGCATTCATGTATGTACAAGAACACCTGTCAACACATAGGCACATGCACTGCAGCACTTTAGCCTTGAGAATATactcaaaacaaattaaaaacacatCAAGGGCCACCTTATAGTCCTTAGGTAGAAATTCATATATCGTTCAGAGATACGTACCTGGCTAGATACTAGGATAGTCTATAATATTCAGATTGCTCAGTGATAGGAACCCAGAGATAGGACCCAGTTTAGCAGGCATTCAGTTTGTCCAGATAGAGACCCAGTTACATGTAGGCAGAAATTAATTTATTGTTCAGATAGGGACCTCGTTAGGTAGAAGGAGAAATTTATGGTTATTGTTGAGAGGAAAGGGCACGGTAAAGTTAGGTTAGTAACTAATCTGTGTTTTGATTTACAAGTTCATTGAGTCCACTCATGGGGAAATTTATTGCAAAGGTTAAATGTCCAAACAATTGAGATTCGAGATAAAGACTTCTAGTATAAATCAGATATGGATAAGTTTATGGTTGGGTGACTTGTATGTAGGTGTGCACATAGTGCGCTTAACTTAAGAATTATTCAGATCTGACGTCAGAGGTGCATGATCTGGACTAACCTATCAATAGAATTGTGTAACTGGGTTACTAGGCAATGGTTAGGTAGAATTTCAAATTGTCAAGTGTTTTGTTGTTAGGGTTGTAGCCATACACTAACTACATGTAGCCTGTAACTGTGTTGATGTGTACATTTACCGAGTTAGCTGGGGAATATGAGAACTAACAGAGTACAACAAATTTATGCTGTAAACAGGCTACCCATGATTATACACTTACCAACATATGATATAGAATATCTTAGTCTGGAATCTATGCAGATTGGATTTTTTACATTCGTCTTTCAAATCACAAGGGAAAGACGAATGTAAAAATCGACATGGATGCCAGGCTAAGAATATCTAGCtgattatttcaatattatatcCTTAGGAATGAACAAACACTGTAAACCTTGATGTTTTCGctacagacccccccccccctgcataTTTGGctgcaaaacaacaacaaaaagaacaAAACTGCGAAAAAGAATAGTGATTAAAATGCCTTCTTCAAGTtctagtacatttgtacatgatcacaatgtaccagtctggcaattagtaaaaaaaatactgtttgagaactagctgagaCTCTAAAATTGCAAATTTTACTAGTGGCAAAACTACAATAGCACTCTATTGTTGttgatatgtattttaaaatttccTGTCATTGAGGTAGAAAGTACATAACTTAGACTTTGAATTTCACTCTATGGTCTATGCTGAAAGTAATCTActctctacatgtagttcaaaattataaaattctactttagaaaacaaaaatcagTTATATATGAGATGCTCTTtgtgcagtgtacatgtagttcacgtTATAATTCTAAGTGTAAAATCTATGTTTTCTCTCTGGGGTACAATTCATTCAGTAAATGTAATCAGGTGATGTCTGTCAAATTATCATTCAATAGTAGTACTGTATCTGGGTATACATAGTACAATGTAAGATGACCTGAAGTGAATTTCATGGTCTAGTGTGGTTAATGTATTGTGCCGTTTAACAATCAATTAAAATTCATACTCATAACCTCTATATCAGTTGCCCTCTAAGCAAGTTTGCCCTCTAAGCAGTGTTATGTGCCCTCTAAGCAGTGTTACATgtgtgtgccctctaagccaatttgacgcactaCTGGCACACACAATATCTAGTGGCGCACCAAAATTTGGCATTCCTCTTTGTCTTACACCGTACATATTACttgtatgtggtgactcacaagaaatgtcaatttttctcattttgactcacaacaacaaaaattggtTATCcttactacatttgtatctggATTTATAAGTATAATCACAGACCATGGCAAGTGAATTCCAGGCTGTATGATTTAATCTTCCAGATTTCACAAATTGCAAACATTTATCTGTCAATATACATGATGTGATGCATGTATGTTATACAGTCAGAGAATTTGTATAAAGACGTGGCTAccaacagtgtgccctctaatgatagccaaattttgttgttgtgagtcaaaatgagaaaaactgggattacTTGCGAGTCACCACCATATTggtagtaagagataggggaacaccaaattttggtgtgtcatgAGAAATTGTTTGTGTCCAATTGGCTTAGAGGCCATTTAACTGAATAGGTTAAATCCTTTTCTCCAGATTTCACaatatgtattgtacatttattaattattaatatcatatatggTTAAGGTTAAATACATTTCAGATAGAACGTGCATTGTACTAATATTAATTCAATTATACTGTATACAGCAATTGTAGAAATTACTAGTTCAATAATTCTAAGATATGTTTTACAAATACAAGTATTGATCAATTTATTTTATAGTGAATACAgaatagttatacatgtaatattatagATGTGTGCCAGGTTTATtgtattataaatacatttaatattaatattaatgaattCATTGTACTGTATCCTGAGATATTGTAGCTAggttaaagatttttttttttttttgtacatattgatcTCTTTACTGTAGGGAATAGTTATACACAATTGTACAGTACTGTGTATTGATGCTGGTTGGTTTATTGTACCACTATcaatcaaatttgaatataccattttataaaaacataTCTTGAAGTCCAAGATTTGTTTGACAAATATTGATCACTTTATTCAATATTGAATAGAAAAATCATATGTAATGTCTTAATCTGAGACAAGTTAAATACATTTCAGCTTTATTGTaccaataatttattatgtaGAGAAattgcaactacatgtataggttAAAGGCCTCCCAGAGTTGTTTTACAAATATTGAACAAGTTATTGAAattgtgaagtacatgtacatgtatatgatccATTTAATACCTCGCAAGATTTATTctaaaaatattgattaatttggACTTTTTTGGTGTATAGAATAGTCAATATGTTCcagatttattttgatattaataagTTAGAGAAATTGTACGTGTAAGATTAAATATCTTGCTGGTTTATTTGACCAATATTCATCACTTTATTGTCTCTGAATTTCATTGTCTGTGCTGCCAGAAATCTAGTGCCTTCCTGTCTACATGAAGTTCAAACTTATGAAATTCTATAATTAGAAGCAAAAATCAGTATTCGGGATATGTCCTTTTGCAGTTTAGTATATAGGAAAATTAACACTGACTGACAGTGAAATTTGTATGTAGAGTTTACTCTTGTATTATAGGGTAAATGTTTCCCAGATTGGTTTGGCAAATAtcaatcaatttgttttattgagAAATTATTGCTAGCTTAAATATATTGTAGAgatattgatcaatttattatatatactgGGTTGTTAAAATACCTTATTGACTTGCGGTATTAATCAATTTGGTGCAAAAATTGTAATACAGTTGGTTGgttgtatacaaaatgtacatgtacagagtagAACTGTAAACTGCAGTCAGTGGAGGAGAGAGTGAGCGCACATCATAATCTCTGTTTGTAATTAATTTGGCGTACAAAATCATTCAATTATAAGTACTAGTGTTTTTGAacggcatacatgtatgcataataCTTTTAATTTGAGTAGATTTTCAAGTTCAGAGAATATAACATGTACTTGTCATAAAATTCCCTTATTTGGTTAGAATATTGTGTGCTCTGCATCATTGtctatatcatgtacatgtatacacttagATCTTTCTAAAGACTAATTTTATATGAATTACTAAGACAGTGGTGTAAGAGTCactgtttattttcatattttaattttccaGTGAAATACATGAAAAGTTAACCTTGGGGCctataaaaataattgtttggttccggttacccaaccgaCTGACCTCATCTAGTTTTtcctgccgaccctaaacttttgtttatgtatttgagagaaaaaataatgaaattgcaaaaattgtgaagtctcgtgaCAAATAGttgatgcggaaactgacatcaactgaaaaagacaatagaaaactgttgttcaatctgtaatggctgtacatctgataggaagaaataaacaacacagagaccatttggaaaacaatggaaaacctaaactagacactcatacatgaaaaaaaaaatgtataataaaaaaaaaaaaaaatctacctaccccacctattctaaaattgagcgtaatcggaaccacacaattttttttatttggccttactgaaaatatgtagatttaattaatatatgtgtacatacatatatacaattttttttacatgtagcTAGGTTAAaccatggagggtctatggttaaaaaCACTTGTTGTTGCCTAGAATCTAAACATCGGCGACAATCCTTCAATGCATTCCTTCTATATGCTTAGATTTGAGGCTAATACACCTGTTAACACCTCCCAGACTTATTTAATTTAATGATCTTATTTTATAGTGGCTAGGTTAAAAAATACCTACCGCTAACAGAGTTACtgatttattgtatttataaagAAATCATGTA
This is a stretch of genomic DNA from Glandiceps talaboti chromosome 9, keGlaTala1.1, whole genome shotgun sequence. It encodes these proteins:
- the LOC144439942 gene encoding uncharacterized protein LOC144439942, which encodes MAFNFDELSGRGFFDENLQCPGCKEDLVNLKVLPCSHYFCYDCLLHIAVSLAGKLTCLTCGEPHRLPNGGVPALPDLRPWLGRARSRDSYISYDSSSIAADHMVTSPSNEYVYYGVPGAVRNDVEASSQVDSDINQEYTDTLRSKSGKLYANNENGVPQSPVTCELCDAMATSQCTTCQHKLCRNCTAKHRQSCYSEGQVVAKEAIESFQEPIRRHDYRAVHSIIDEIPDEETSSVFSDANVTSELPSFDISEEEQVKKEAIHATESIRNWAKKITAEVSRQERELVDKVMYHSSVVREKLRNQSLSNGHTGSTAIIPEYLMFGESREVLEMIQDVHIGSLTKTSLLSTDYNPNHIDINLNSLTSLEMSTTLKSSTLKYSKTAMIGGHDDQSAKLNVPVGVAMTTYGDCLVPDTLRGVMVFDNQYNYRYHFSVDDESEFEPRVIHLLKNDELAITDIEQGRVVLCNTQGRKRVEFGQTSLQAPLGISSVSNGQLYVTDVESHCIRIYDLNGRYWKSFGGYGSGDGHFRFPWSVAVNSLDDVIVSDYYNHRIQVFDSEGEFVFQFGKHGNGNGEFEYPRGVATDYRDNIYVCSNHKVQIFSATGKFIRCLGDGSDDLWYVTGVAVSQWKPSDVLVTHHLEKSLLSPSVVSVFSPFR